In the genome of Streptomyces sp. NBC_00190, one region contains:
- a CDS encoding MarR family winged helix-turn-helix transcriptional regulator has protein sequence MPKPLSLPFDPIARADELWQQRWGPVPSMAAITSIMRAHQILLGEVDAVVKPYGLTFARYEALVLLTFSKAGELPMSKIGERLMVHPTSVTNTVDRLVRSGLVDKRPNPNDGRGTLASITDKGREVVEAATRDLMEIDFGLGAYDAEECAEIFALLRPLRVASGDFDEK, from the coding sequence GTGCCCAAGCCGCTCAGCCTTCCCTTCGATCCCATCGCCCGCGCCGACGAGCTCTGGCAGCAGCGCTGGGGGCCGGTGCCCTCGATGGCCGCCATCACCTCGATCATGCGGGCGCACCAGATCCTGCTCGGCGAGGTCGACGCGGTGGTCAAGCCGTACGGTCTGACCTTCGCGCGGTACGAGGCGCTGGTGCTGCTCACCTTCTCCAAGGCCGGCGAACTGCCGATGTCGAAGATCGGCGAGCGGCTGATGGTCCACCCGACGTCGGTGACGAACACCGTCGACCGGCTGGTGCGGTCCGGGCTCGTCGACAAGCGGCCCAACCCGAACGACGGCCGCGGCACCCTCGCCTCCATCACGGACAAGGGCCGCGAGGTCGTCGAGGCCGCCACCCGGGACCTGATGGAGATCGACTTCGGACTCGGCGCGTACGACGCCGAGGAGTGCGCGGAGATCTTCGCGCTGCTGCGCCCGCTGCGGGTCGCCAGCGGGGACTTCGACGAGAAGTAA
- a CDS encoding DUF3817 domain-containing protein yields MKKSVLTRYRVMAFATAVMLLVLCTCMIFKYGFDKGADLTFVVSQAHGVLFMIYLVFAFDLSSKARWPFGKMLWVMLSGTIPLAAFFVERKVRAEIEPLVSGGLATAEA; encoded by the coding sequence ATGAAGAAGAGCGTGCTGACCCGCTACCGGGTGATGGCCTTTGCCACCGCCGTGATGCTGCTGGTGCTGTGCACCTGCATGATTTTCAAGTACGGCTTCGACAAGGGCGCCGATCTGACGTTCGTGGTGTCCCAGGCCCACGGCGTGCTCTTCATGATCTACCTGGTCTTCGCCTTCGACCTGAGCTCGAAGGCCCGCTGGCCCTTCGGCAAGATGCTCTGGGTCATGCTCAGCGGCACCATCCCGCTGGCCGCGTTCTTCGTCGAGCGCAAGGTCCGCGCCGAGATCGAGCCGCTGGTCAGCGGCGGTCTCGCGACCGCCGAGGCCTGA
- a CDS encoding acyl-CoA mutase large subunit family protein, with protein sequence MDADAIEEGRLRWQARYDRARKREADFTTLSGDAVEPVYGPRPGDAYEGFERIGWPGEYPYTRGLHATGYRGRTWTIRQFAGFGNAEQTNERYKMILAAGGGGLSVAFDMPTLMGRDSDDPRALGEVGHCGVAIDSAADMEVLFKDIPLGDVTTSMTISGPAVPAFCMYLVAAERQGVDPASLNGTLQTDIFKEYIAQKEWLFEPEPHLRLIGDLMEYCAKGIPAYKPLSVSGYHIREAGATAAQELAYTLADGFGYVELGLSRGLDVDHFASGLSFFFDAHLDFFEEIAKFRAARRIWARWMKEVYGAKSEKSMWLRFHTQTAGVSLTAQQPYNNVVRTAVEALAAVLGGTNSLHTNALDETLALPSEQAAEIALRTQQVLMEETGVANVADPLGGSWYVEQLTDRIEADAEKIFDQIKERGLRAHPDGQHPIGPITSGILRGIEDGWFTGEIAESAFQYQRALEKGDKRVVGVNVHHGSVTGDLEILRVSHEVEKVQVRELAERKDRRDDAKVSGALAAMLEAARDGSNMIPAMLDAARAEATMGEICNVLREEWGTYTEPPGF encoded by the coding sequence ATGGACGCAGACGCCATCGAGGAAGGCCGCCTTCGCTGGCAGGCCCGTTACGACAGGGCCCGCAAGCGCGAGGCCGACTTCACCACGCTCTCCGGCGATGCCGTCGAACCGGTCTACGGGCCCCGGCCCGGCGACGCGTACGAGGGATTCGAGCGCATCGGCTGGCCGGGCGAGTACCCGTACACCCGCGGCCTGCACGCCACCGGGTACCGCGGCCGGACCTGGACCATCCGGCAGTTCGCCGGGTTCGGGAACGCCGAGCAGACCAACGAGCGCTACAAGATGATCCTGGCCGCCGGCGGCGGCGGGCTCTCCGTCGCCTTCGACATGCCCACCCTCATGGGCCGGGACTCCGACGACCCCCGCGCCCTCGGCGAGGTCGGCCACTGCGGGGTCGCCATCGACTCCGCCGCCGACATGGAGGTCCTCTTCAAGGACATCCCGCTCGGTGACGTCACGACCTCGATGACCATCTCGGGCCCAGCCGTGCCCGCCTTCTGCATGTACCTGGTCGCCGCCGAGCGGCAGGGCGTGGACCCCGCCTCCCTCAACGGCACGCTCCAGACGGACATCTTCAAGGAGTACATCGCCCAGAAGGAGTGGCTCTTCGAGCCCGAGCCGCACCTGCGGCTCATCGGCGACCTCATGGAGTACTGCGCGAAGGGCATCCCGGCCTACAAGCCGCTGTCCGTCTCCGGCTACCACATCCGCGAGGCCGGAGCCACGGCCGCGCAGGAGCTCGCGTACACCCTCGCCGACGGCTTCGGCTACGTGGAGCTCGGGCTCTCCCGCGGCCTGGACGTGGACCACTTCGCGTCCGGCCTGTCCTTCTTCTTCGACGCGCACCTCGACTTCTTCGAGGAGATCGCCAAGTTCCGCGCCGCGCGCCGGATCTGGGCCCGCTGGATGAAGGAGGTCTACGGGGCGAAGAGCGAGAAGTCCATGTGGCTGCGCTTCCACACGCAGACCGCCGGGGTCTCCCTCACCGCCCAGCAGCCGTACAACAACGTCGTGCGCACCGCCGTGGAGGCCCTCGCGGCCGTCCTCGGCGGCACCAACTCGCTGCACACCAACGCCCTCGACGAGACCCTCGCGCTGCCGAGCGAGCAGGCGGCCGAGATCGCCCTGCGCACGCAGCAGGTGCTGATGGAGGAGACCGGGGTGGCCAACGTGGCCGACCCGCTGGGCGGTTCCTGGTACGTGGAGCAGCTCACCGACCGCATCGAGGCCGACGCCGAGAAGATCTTCGACCAGATCAAGGAGCGCGGCCTGCGCGCCCACCCGGACGGGCAGCACCCGATCGGGCCGATCACCTCGGGCATCCTGCGCGGCATCGAGGACGGCTGGTTCACCGGGGAGATCGCCGAGTCGGCCTTCCAGTACCAGCGGGCGCTGGAGAAGGGCGACAAGCGGGTCGTCGGCGTCAACGTCCACCACGGGTCGGTCACCGGGGACCTGGAGATTCTGCGGGTCAGCCACGAGGTGGAGAAGGTACAGGTACGGGAGCTGGCCGAGCGCAAGGACCGGCGCGACGACGCCAAGGTGTCCGGGGCGCTGGCCGCGATGCTGGAGGCCGCCCGGGACGGGTCGAACATGATCCCGGCCATGCTGGACGCGGCGCGGGCCGAGGCCACGATGGGCGAGATCTGCAACGTGCTGCGCGAGGAGTGGGGCACCTACACCGAGCCGCCCGGCTTCTGA
- a CDS encoding TetR/AcrR family transcriptional regulator produces MRNPSPGRTGRPRSATADAAILAATRDALVDLGWSKLTMGDVSVRAGVAKTTLYRRWAGKNELVVDAVAELFDSLELPDRGSLEADVEYVVLQFAELLRRPEARTALMAVVAESTRDEALRCRIRSAIVDRQKRLVVLGRERAQARGELPYEEDESLTGRTTDLIFDVIAGTVVHRALVSSEPVDELWVSTFTALLMHGLRGPAQP; encoded by the coding sequence ATGCGCAACCCCAGCCCTGGCCGGACCGGCCGCCCCCGCAGCGCCACCGCGGACGCCGCCATCCTCGCCGCGACGCGGGACGCGCTGGTGGATCTGGGCTGGTCGAAGCTGACGATGGGCGACGTCTCGGTGCGGGCCGGCGTGGCCAAGACCACCCTGTACCGGCGCTGGGCGGGCAAGAACGAGCTGGTCGTGGACGCGGTCGCGGAACTCTTCGACTCGCTGGAACTGCCCGACCGCGGTTCCCTCGAAGCCGACGTCGAGTACGTGGTCCTGCAGTTCGCGGAGCTGCTGCGGCGCCCGGAGGCCCGTACGGCCCTGATGGCGGTGGTCGCCGAGTCCACCCGGGACGAGGCCCTGCGCTGCCGGATCCGGTCGGCCATCGTGGACCGGCAGAAACGTCTCGTCGTACTGGGGCGCGAGCGGGCCCAGGCGCGCGGGGAACTCCCGTACGAGGAGGACGAGTCCCTCACGGGCCGCACCACCGACCTGATCTTCGACGTGATCGCGGGCACCGTGGTGCACCGCGCGCTGGTGAGCTCCGAACCGGTGGACGAGCTCTGGGTGTCCACCTTCACGGCGCTCCTGATGCACGGCCTCCGGGGCCCGGCCCAGCCCTGA
- a CDS encoding tetratricopeptide repeat protein, whose amino-acid sequence MQPRNMSMSGVVDLAAVKAAGEAKAKAEQARAESARQAAQGGGTGPAAGAVPPSALVIDVDEAGFERDVLQLSAEVPVVLDFWAEWCEPCKQLSPLLERLTVEANGRLVLAKVDVDANQMLMQQFGIQGIPAVFAVVAGQVLPLFQGVAPEQQIRETLAQLVQVAEERFGIIGIEVDPNAEGAAPAAEAEVPAGPYDALLEAAVAALDAGDLSGAVQAYKNVLSDDPANSEAKLGLAQTELLIRVQGMNPQAVRTAAAENPRDPAAQIAAADLDLVGGHVEDAFGRLVDTVRVTFGDDRDAVRLRLLELFEVIGADDPRVSAARTALARVLF is encoded by the coding sequence ATGCAGCCCAGAAACATGTCCATGAGCGGCGTCGTCGACCTCGCCGCGGTGAAGGCGGCCGGCGAGGCCAAGGCCAAGGCCGAGCAGGCCCGCGCCGAATCGGCGCGGCAGGCGGCACAGGGCGGCGGGACCGGCCCGGCCGCCGGCGCCGTGCCGCCGTCCGCGCTCGTCATCGACGTAGACGAGGCCGGCTTTGAACGCGATGTGCTCCAGCTCTCCGCCGAGGTCCCGGTCGTCCTGGACTTCTGGGCCGAGTGGTGCGAGCCGTGCAAGCAGCTCAGCCCGCTCCTGGAGCGCCTGACCGTCGAGGCGAACGGCCGGCTCGTACTGGCCAAGGTCGACGTGGACGCCAACCAGATGCTGATGCAGCAGTTCGGCATCCAGGGCATCCCGGCCGTCTTCGCCGTGGTCGCGGGCCAGGTGCTGCCGCTGTTCCAGGGCGTGGCCCCCGAGCAGCAGATCCGCGAGACCCTCGCCCAGCTGGTCCAGGTCGCCGAGGAGCGCTTCGGGATCATCGGCATCGAGGTGGACCCGAACGCCGAGGGTGCGGCCCCGGCCGCCGAGGCCGAGGTCCCGGCCGGTCCGTACGACGCCCTGCTGGAAGCGGCCGTCGCCGCGCTGGACGCCGGTGACCTGAGCGGCGCGGTGCAGGCGTACAAGAACGTGCTCTCCGACGACCCGGCCAACAGCGAGGCCAAGCTGGGCCTGGCCCAGACGGAACTCCTCATCCGGGTCCAGGGCATGAACCCGCAGGCGGTGCGCACCGCGGCCGCCGAGAACCCGCGCGACCCGGCGGCGCAGATCGCCGCGGCCGACCTCGATCTGGTCGGCGGGCACGTCGAGGACGCCTTCGGGCGCCTGGTGGACACCGTGCGCGTGACGTTCGGTGACGACCGGGACGCCGTACGGCTGCGCCTGCTGGAGCTGTTCGAGGTCATCGGCGCGGACGACCCGCGGGTGTCGGCGGCGCGTACGGCACTGGCGCGGGTGCTGTTCTAG
- a CDS encoding DUF6230 family protein, with translation MSSQVRGGTRWKRFALVMVPSIAATAAVGVGLAQGALAASFSVSGQDFKVSADKLDGDNLIQYGGIAKGHDLKTGKEVDHPVTISGFSHAEITNMCQSLVTPTPLGNITLQLRTGHKGKPAVADNIYLDVAELDTDAEFTNLDIGVAVGDASHKTKPQAGTVSSPYAFSQRADKAILSNVRQKAWATTAGTFRLPDLKLRLMGGDQPCYQDEK, from the coding sequence ATGAGTTCTCAGGTTCGTGGCGGGACCAGATGGAAGCGCTTCGCGCTCGTCATGGTGCCGAGCATCGCGGCCACCGCCGCGGTCGGTGTGGGTCTGGCGCAGGGTGCCCTCGCGGCGTCCTTCAGCGTCTCCGGCCAGGACTTCAAGGTCTCGGCCGACAAGCTCGACGGTGACAACCTCATCCAGTACGGCGGCATTGCCAAGGGGCACGACCTGAAGACCGGCAAGGAGGTTGACCACCCGGTCACCATCTCCGGGTTCAGCCACGCCGAGATCACCAACATGTGCCAGTCCCTGGTCACCCCGACGCCGCTGGGCAACATCACGCTCCAGCTGCGTACGGGCCACAAGGGCAAGCCGGCCGTCGCCGACAACATCTACCTGGATGTTGCCGAGCTCGACACCGACGCCGAGTTCACCAACCTGGACATCGGTGTCGCGGTCGGTGACGCGAGCCACAAGACCAAGCCGCAGGCCGGCACGGTCTCCAGCCCGTACGCGTTCTCGCAGCGCGCGGACAAGGCGATCCTGTCGAACGTGCGCCAGAAGGCGTGGGCGACGACGGCGGGCACCTTCCGGCTGCCCGACCTCAAGCTGCGCCTCATGGGCGGCGACCAGCCGTGCTACCAGGACGAGAAGTAA
- a CDS encoding DUF6114 domain-containing protein, which translates to MNPQAPVYVRAEDDAWLTAVYYRFHAWSGRRPFWAGLFTFLGGFPIAYFPYADLRLGNVSLAMATTGGAGALIIGVLLITLGLALWFQQAIRVFAGVAAILLALVSLPVSNLGGFFMGFLLSMLGGALALSWAPGQPVEEAPVDQRPAPVDMGKAESAVGPQGFPAHRETETAHASETTAHADGGRNSAG; encoded by the coding sequence ATGAACCCCCAGGCCCCGGTTTACGTTCGCGCCGAAGATGACGCCTGGCTCACCGCGGTGTACTACCGCTTCCACGCGTGGAGCGGCCGCCGTCCGTTCTGGGCCGGGCTGTTCACGTTCCTCGGCGGCTTCCCGATCGCGTACTTCCCGTACGCGGACCTCCGGCTGGGCAACGTCAGTCTGGCGATGGCCACCACGGGTGGCGCCGGCGCGCTGATCATCGGCGTCCTGCTGATCACGCTCGGCCTGGCCTTGTGGTTCCAGCAGGCCATCCGCGTCTTCGCCGGTGTCGCCGCGATCCTGCTCGCCCTGGTCTCGCTCCCGGTGTCCAACCTCGGCGGCTTCTTCATGGGCTTCCTCCTCTCCATGCTCGGCGGCGCCCTCGCCCTGTCGTGGGCCCCTGGTCAGCCGGTGGAAGAGGCCCCGGTCGACCAGCGGCCCGCCCCGGTGGACATGGGCAAGGCGGAGTCGGCGGTCGGCCCCCAGGGCTTCCCCGCACACCGTGAGACGGAAACGGCACACGCGAGCGAGACGACTGCCCACGCCGATGGCGGGAGGAACAGTGCGGGGTGA
- the pyk gene encoding pyruvate kinase, translated as MRRSKIVCTLGPAVDSYEQLKALIEAGMNVARFNFSHGSQAEHQERYDRVRKVSEDTGRAVGVLADLQGPKIRLETFAEGPVELVRGDEFTITTDDVPGDKSICGTTYKGLPGDVSKGDQILINDGNVELRVTEVDGPQVRTIVIEGGVISDHKGINLPGAAVNVPALSEKDVDDLRFALRMGCDMVALSFVRDANDVKDVHKVMDEEGRRVPVIAKVEKPQAVENMAAVVDAFDAVMVARGDLAVEYPLEKVPMVQKRLIEMCRRNAKPVIVATQMMESMITNSRPTRAEASDVANAILDGADAVMLSAESSVGAYPIETVKTMSKIVTAAEEELLSKGLQPLVPGKKPRTQGGSVARAACEIADFLDGKALIAFTQSGDTARRLSRYRVTQPILAFTTDANTRNQLTLSWGVESYIVPHVNNTDAMVDLVDGELLKLGRHNPGDTMIITAGSPPGVPGTTNMVRVHHLGGGERD; from the coding sequence ATGCGCCGTTCCAAAATCGTCTGCACGCTGGGCCCCGCCGTCGACTCGTATGAGCAGCTGAAAGCGCTCATCGAGGCAGGTATGAACGTGGCCCGATTCAACTTCAGCCACGGGTCCCAGGCAGAACACCAGGAGCGGTACGACCGCGTCCGGAAGGTCTCCGAGGACACCGGGCGCGCCGTCGGCGTCCTCGCCGACCTCCAGGGCCCGAAGATCCGTCTGGAGACCTTCGCCGAGGGCCCCGTCGAGCTGGTGCGCGGTGACGAGTTCACCATCACCACCGACGACGTCCCGGGCGACAAGTCCATCTGCGGCACGACCTACAAGGGTCTGCCGGGTGACGTCTCCAAGGGCGACCAGATCCTGATCAACGACGGCAACGTCGAGCTCCGGGTGACCGAGGTCGACGGCCCCCAGGTCAGGACCATCGTCATCGAGGGCGGTGTCATCTCGGACCACAAGGGCATCAACCTGCCGGGTGCCGCCGTCAACGTCCCCGCCCTGTCGGAGAAGGACGTCGACGACCTCCGCTTCGCCCTGCGGATGGGCTGCGACATGGTCGCCCTGTCCTTCGTCCGCGACGCCAACGACGTCAAGGACGTCCACAAGGTCATGGACGAGGAGGGCCGCCGGGTCCCCGTCATCGCCAAGGTCGAGAAGCCGCAGGCCGTCGAGAACATGGCGGCCGTGGTCGACGCCTTCGACGCGGTCATGGTGGCCCGTGGCGACCTGGCCGTCGAGTACCCGCTCGAGAAGGTCCCGATGGTCCAGAAGCGGCTCATCGAGATGTGCCGCCGCAACGCCAAGCCGGTGATCGTCGCGACCCAGATGATGGAGTCGATGATCACCAACTCCCGCCCGACGCGCGCGGAGGCGTCCGACGTCGCCAACGCGATCCTCGACGGCGCGGACGCGGTCATGCTGTCGGCCGAGTCCTCGGTCGGCGCGTACCCGATCGAGACGGTCAAGACGATGTCGAAGATCGTCACGGCGGCCGAGGAGGAGCTCCTCTCCAAGGGCCTCCAGCCGCTGGTCCCGGGCAAGAAGCCCCGCACCCAGGGCGGCTCCGTCGCCCGCGCGGCCTGCGAGATCGCGGACTTCCTCGACGGCAAGGCGCTCATCGCCTTCACCCAGTCCGGTGACACGGCCCGCCGGCTGTCGCGCTACCGCGTGACCCAGCCGATCCTGGCCTTCACCACCGACGCCAACACCCGCAACCAGCTCACGCTGAGCTGGGGCGTCGAGTCCTACATCGTCCCGCACGTGAACAACACCGACGCGATGGTCGACCTGGTGGACGGCGAGCTGCTCAAGCTGGGCCGCCACAACCCGGGCGACACCATGATCATCACCGCCGGCTCGCCCCCCGGCGTCCCGGGCACCACCAACATGGTCCGCGTCCACCACCTGGGCGGCGGCGAGCGCGACTGA
- a CDS encoding acetate kinase, translating to MTASRVLVLNSGSSSVKYQLLDMADRSRLAVGLVERVGEETSRLVHEPLTGPGAAGGKRERLGRIADHEAALGAVAAELAADGTGLDSPELAAVGHRVVHGGTRFTQPTVIDDEVLAEIRSLIPLAPLHNPANVTGIEVARGLRGDIPQVAVFDTAFHSTMPEYVARYAIDAATADKYAIRRYGFHGTSHAYVSRATAALLGRPVEDVNVIVLHLGNGASASAVRGGVCVETSMGLTPLEGLVMGTRSGDLDPAVVFHLARVGGLSVDEIDSLLNKKSGLLGMCGDNDMREVLRRAGEGDEAASTAFAAYVHRLKKYIGAYSAVLGRVDAVAFTAGVGENAHQVREAAVDGLAELGLVLDLEANAVRSPEPRLVSADSARVAVAVVPTDEELEIATQAYALVTH from the coding sequence GTGACCGCATCGCGCGTACTCGTCCTCAACTCCGGCTCCTCGTCGGTCAAGTACCAGCTCCTCGACATGGCGGACCGCTCCCGGCTCGCCGTCGGCCTGGTGGAGCGCGTCGGGGAGGAGACCTCCCGGCTGGTGCACGAGCCGCTGACCGGGCCGGGCGCCGCGGGCGGCAAGCGGGAGCGGCTCGGCCGGATCGCCGACCACGAGGCGGCCCTGGGGGCCGTAGCGGCGGAGCTGGCCGCCGACGGGACGGGCCTGGACTCTCCCGAACTGGCCGCGGTGGGGCACCGGGTGGTGCACGGCGGGACGAGGTTCACGCAGCCGACCGTCATCGACGACGAGGTGCTGGCGGAGATCCGCAGCCTGATCCCGCTGGCCCCGCTGCACAACCCGGCGAACGTGACGGGCATCGAGGTGGCGCGCGGGCTGCGCGGGGACATCCCGCAGGTGGCCGTCTTCGACACGGCCTTCCACTCCACGATGCCGGAGTACGTGGCGCGGTACGCGATCGACGCCGCGACCGCCGACAAGTACGCCATCCGGCGGTACGGCTTCCACGGCACCTCACACGCCTACGTCTCCCGGGCGACGGCCGCGCTGCTGGGCCGGCCGGTGGAGGACGTGAACGTGATCGTGCTGCACCTGGGCAACGGCGCCTCGGCCTCGGCCGTCCGCGGCGGGGTGTGCGTGGAGACGTCCATGGGCCTGACCCCGCTGGAGGGTCTGGTCATGGGGACCCGTTCAGGCGATCTGGATCCGGCGGTCGTCTTCCACCTGGCGCGGGTGGGCGGCCTCTCGGTGGATGAGATCGATTCGCTCCTGAACAAGAAGAGCGGTCTGCTGGGCATGTGCGGCGACAACGACATGCGCGAAGTGCTGCGGCGGGCGGGCGAGGGCGACGAGGCGGCGAGCACCGCCTTCGCGGCGTACGTCCACCGCCTGAAGAAGTACATCGGCGCCTACTCGGCGGTGCTCGGCCGGGTGGACGCGGTGGCGTTCACGGCCGGGGTCGGCGAGAACGCCCACCAGGTCCGGGAAGCTGCGGTGGACGGCCTGGCCGAGCTGGGCCTGGTGCTGGACCTGGAGGCCAACGCGGTGCGCTCGCCCGAGCCGCGGCTGGTCTCGGCGGACTCTGCCCGGGTGGCCGTCGCCGTGGTCCCGACGGATGAGGAACTGGAGATCGCCACCCAGGCGTATGCGCTGGTTACTCACTAG
- the pta gene encoding phosphate acetyltransferase yields the protein MTRSVYVTGIERGDGRQVVELGIMELLTRQTGRVGVYRPLLHDGPDRLFDLLKARYRIDQDAATAYGMEYDEASVILAEKGTDELVSQLVDRYHRVARGYEVMLVLGTDYADTNLPDELALNARLANELGAVVVPVVGGTKHPAEAVRAEARNAYRAYESLGCHVVAMMVNRVAAEDRDLIAERLAARLPVPCYVLPDDKSLSAPTVAQITRALGGEVLLGDEAGLARDALDFVFGGAMLPNFLNALTPGCLVVTPGDRSDLVIGALAAHTSGTPPIAGVLLTLNERPGPDILTLASKLAPGTPVVSVAGNSFPTAGELFALQSRLNSATPRKLETALGLFERHVDTGELRDLLSVTRSERVTPMMFEHELLERARSERRRVVLPEGTEERVLRAADVVLRRGVCELTLLGEEPAILKKAADLGIDISAAQLIDPATSPLRERFAEYYAKARAHKGMTVELANDVVADANYFGTLMVQEGLADGMVSGSVHSTAATIRPAFEIIKTKPDASIVSSVFFMCLADQVLVYGDCAVNPDPDAEQLADIAVQSAATAAAFGVEPRIAMLSYSTGTSGSGADVDKVRKATELVRELRPDLAVEGPIQYDAAVEPSVAATKLPGSEVAGRASVLIFPDLNTGNNTYKAVQRSAGAVAVGPVLQGLRKPVNDLSRGALVQDIVTTVAITAIQAQGAAAPTA from the coding sequence GTGACGCGCAGCGTGTATGTGACCGGCATCGAGCGGGGGGACGGCCGGCAGGTCGTCGAGCTCGGGATCATGGAGCTCCTGACCCGGCAGACGGGCCGGGTCGGCGTCTACCGCCCGTTGCTCCACGACGGGCCGGACCGGCTCTTCGATCTGCTCAAGGCCCGCTACCGGATCGATCAGGACGCGGCGACCGCCTACGGCATGGAGTACGACGAGGCCTCGGTGATCCTCGCCGAGAAGGGCACCGACGAGCTGGTCTCCCAGCTGGTCGACCGCTACCACCGGGTGGCCCGCGGCTACGAGGTCATGCTGGTCCTCGGCACCGACTACGCCGACACCAATCTCCCCGACGAGCTGGCGCTCAACGCCCGCCTCGCCAACGAGCTGGGCGCGGTCGTCGTTCCCGTCGTGGGTGGCACCAAGCACCCCGCGGAGGCCGTCCGCGCCGAGGCCCGCAACGCCTACCGCGCCTACGAGAGCCTGGGCTGCCACGTCGTCGCGATGATGGTGAACCGGGTGGCCGCCGAGGACCGCGACCTCATAGCCGAGCGCCTGGCCGCCCGGCTCCCCGTGCCCTGCTACGTACTGCCGGACGACAAGTCGCTGTCCGCCCCCACCGTCGCCCAGATCACCCGCGCGCTCGGCGGCGAGGTGCTCCTCGGCGACGAGGCCGGGCTGGCCCGCGACGCGCTGGACTTCGTCTTCGGCGGAGCCATGCTGCCGAACTTCCTGAACGCCCTGACCCCCGGCTGCCTGGTCGTCACCCCCGGGGACCGCTCCGACCTGGTCATCGGCGCGCTGGCCGCGCACACCTCGGGCACCCCGCCGATCGCCGGTGTGCTGCTCACCCTGAACGAACGCCCGGGCCCGGACATCCTGACGCTCGCCTCGAAGCTCGCCCCGGGCACGCCCGTGGTGTCGGTCGCCGGCAACAGCTTCCCGACCGCCGGCGAACTCTTCGCGCTGCAGAGCCGCTTGAACTCCGCGACCCCGCGCAAGCTGGAGACCGCGCTCGGCCTCTTCGAGCGGCACGTGGACACCGGCGAGCTGCGCGACCTGCTGTCGGTGACCCGCTCGGAGCGCGTCACCCCGATGATGTTCGAGCACGAGCTGCTGGAGCGGGCCCGCTCCGAGCGGCGCCGCGTGGTGCTGCCCGAGGGCACCGAGGAGCGGGTGCTGCGCGCCGCGGACGTGGTGCTGCGCCGGGGGGTCTGCGAGCTGACCCTGCTGGGCGAGGAGCCGGCGATCCTGAAGAAGGCCGCCGACCTCGGCATCGACATCTCGGCCGCGCAGCTCATCGACCCGGCGACCTCCCCCCTGCGGGAACGTTTCGCCGAGTACTACGCCAAGGCCCGCGCACACAAGGGCATGACCGTCGAGCTGGCCAACGACGTGGTCGCCGACGCCAATTACTTCGGCACCCTGATGGTCCAGGAAGGCCTGGCCGACGGAATGGTCTCCGGCTCGGTGCACTCCACCGCGGCGACCATCCGCCCCGCCTTCGAGATCATCAAGACGAAGCCGGACGCGTCCATCGTCTCGTCGGTCTTCTTCATGTGCCTGGCCGACCAGGTCCTCGTCTACGGCGACTGCGCCGTCAATCCCGACCCCGACGCCGAGCAGCTCGCCGACATCGCCGTCCAGTCGGCCGCCACCGCCGCCGCCTTCGGCGTCGAGCCGCGCATCGCGATGCTCTCGTACTCGACCGGCACCTCGGGCAGCGGCGCGGACGTGGACAAGGTCCGCAAGGCCACCGAGCTCGTCCGCGAGCTGCGCCCCGACCTCGCCGTCGAGGGCCCGATCCAGTACGACGCGGCCGTGGAACCCTCGGTCGCCGCGACGAAGCTGCCCGGCTCCGAGGTGGCCGGCCGCGCGAGCGTGCTGATCTTCCCCGACCTCAACACCGGCAACAACACGTACAAGGCCGTGCAGCGCTCGGCGGGCGCCGTGGCGGTCGGCCCGGTGCTCCAGGGCCTGCGCAAGCCGGTCAACGACCTCTCGCGCGGCGCGCTCGTCCAGGACATCGTCACCACGGTGGCCATCACCGCGATCCAGGCGCAGGGCGCGGCCGCGCCCACCGCCTGA